The following are encoded in a window of Spea bombifrons isolate aSpeBom1 chromosome 2, aSpeBom1.2.pri, whole genome shotgun sequence genomic DNA:
- the CDK8 gene encoding cyclin-dependent kinase 8: MDYDFKVKLTGERERVEDLFEYEGCKVGRGTYGHVYKAKRKDGKDDRDYALKQIEGTGISMSACREIALLRELKHPNVISLQKVFLSHADRKVWLLFDFAEHDLWHIIKFHRASKANKKPVQLPRGMVKSLLYQILDGIHYLHANWVLHRDLKPANILVMGEGPERGRVKIADMGFARLFNSPLKPLADLDPVVVTFWYRAPELLLGARHYTKAIDIWAIGCIFAELLTSEPIFHCRQEDIKTSNPYHHDQLDRIFNVMGFPADKDWEDIKKMPEHSTLMKDFRRNTYTNCSLIKYMEKHKVKPDSKTFHLLQKLLTMDPIKRISSEQAMQDPYFLEDPLPTSDVFAGCQIPYPKREFLTEEEPDDKGDKKNQQQQQGNNHTNGAGHPGNQDNSHAQGPPLKKVRVVPPTTTSGGLIMTSDYQRSNPHAAYPNPGPSTSQPQSSMGYSTTSQQPPQYSHQAHRY; encoded by the exons GAAAGATGATAGAGACTATGCTTTAAAACAGATAGAAGGAACTGGGATTTCTATGTCTGCGTGCCGAGAAATAGCC CTTCTTCGTGAGTTAAAACATCCAAATGTCATTTCCCTGCAGAAGGTGTTTCTCTCTCATGCAGACAGGAAAGTGTGGCTTCTCTTCGATTTTGCAGAGCATGACCTGTgg CACATAATCAAATTTCACAGAGCCTCTAAAGCAAACAAGAAACCCGTGCAGTTACCTCGGGGGATGGTGAAGTCGCTGCTGTATCAGATTCTAGATGGCATCCACTATCTGCACGCTAACTGGGTATTACATAGAGATTTG AAACCTGCTAACATTTTAGTCATGGGTGAAGGTCCAGAACGTGGAAGAGTAAAAATAG CGGACATGGGATTTGCCAGATTATTTAATTCACCTTTAAAGCCTTTAGCAGATTTAGATCCTGTAGTTGTTACATTCTGGTATCGAGCTCCGGAATTACTACTAGGAGCAAGGCATTATACCAAAGCTATTG ATATTTGGGCTATAGGATGTATATTTGCAGAGCTGTTAACTTCAGAGCCAATTTTTCACTGTCGACAAGAAGACATCAAGACTAGCAACCCTTATCACCACGACCAGCTGGATAGAATATTTAATGTCATGGGATTTCCTGCAG acaAAGATTGGGAAGACATTAAGAAGATGCCCGAGCACTCAACCCTAATGAAAGATTTCCGCAGGAATAC ATACACCAACTGCAGCCTTATCAAGTATATGGAAAAACACAAAGTTAAACCCGACAGCAAAACATTCCATTTG CTTCAAAAATTGCTTACCATGGACCCAATAAAGAGAATTTCCTCAGAGCAAGCTATGCAGGATCCGTACTTTCTGGAAGACCCACTTCCCACTTCAGA TGTTTTTGCGGGCTGCCAGATTCCATACCCTAAGCGAGAGTTCCTGACAGAAGAGGAACCTGATGATAAAGGAGACAAA AAAaaccaacagcagcagcagggcaACAACCATACCAATGGAGCCGGCCATCCCGGAAATCAAGATAACAGCCATGCACAAGGACCACCGCTGAAGAAAGTGAGAGTTGTTCCCCCTACCACTACCTCAGGTGGACTTATAATGACCTCAGACTATCAG cgTTCCAATCCTCATGCTGCCTATCCAAACCCCGGACCAAGCACATCGCAACCTCAGAGCAGCATGGGATATTCCACTACCTCCCAGCAGCCTCCACAGTACTCCCATCAGGCCCACCGGTACTAA